From one Lolium rigidum isolate FL_2022 chromosome 4, APGP_CSIRO_Lrig_0.1, whole genome shotgun sequence genomic stretch:
- the LOC124647209 gene encoding BTB/POZ and MATH domain-containing protein 2-like → MSEPDARTTILGSSVFKFRVDYEQSKQLPIGEAVHSDVVSAGGHLWRIEFYPRGRAVECKGEYTSIFLRLISKSSSVKAIFDTFMIDRDGKLSTTWVDLQRLCRTFEEDKVDWGWYQFEEVTIVEKKFLIEWHFTIMIIDDSPIPVPPSDISAHIGRLLDHTDGTDVSFVVDGETFPAHRAVLAARSPVFKEELFGSMAKATMSSITLHDITPATFKTMLRFIYTDELPAEDEHQDSSTEMIQNLLAAANRYALDRLKFICARKLWDKVSVYTVATILACAETYNCQELKKECMDFFVLEENFKEAVFTDGYASVLKFPLIVAELKRMCRASELKSRRTVATTRSSRARASECPLVLYLDSAD, encoded by the exons ATGTCAGAGCCGGATGCGCGGACCACCATTCTGGGTTCTTCTGTCTTTAAGTTCAGAGTCGACTACGAGCAAAGTAAGCAGCTTCCCATCGGGGAGGCCGTCCACTCCGACGTCGTCTCGGCTGGGGGACACCTCTGGAGGATTGAGTTTTACCCGCGAGGACGTGCTGTCGAATGCAAAGGCGAGTATACTTCTATCTTCCTCAGGCTCATAAGCAAATCCAGTAGTGTCAAGGCCATCTTCGACACTTTCATGATAGATAGGGACGGCAAACTATCTACTACATGGGTGGACCTACAACGGTTATGTAGAACCTTTGAAGAAGATAAAGTTGACTGGGGATGGTATCAGTTCGAGGag GTTACTATTGTGGAGAAAAAATTCTTAATAGAATGGCACTTCACAATCATGATCATCGATGACAGTCCTATTCCAGTCCCCCCTTCAGACATCAGCGCCCATATTGGCCGCCTGCTAGATCATACTGATGGGACAGATGTCTCATTTGTCGTTGACGGTGAGACATTCCCTGCTCACCGAGCGGTTCTTGCTGCCCGCTCACCTGTCTTCAAAGAAGAGCTCTTCGGTTCCATGGCCAAGGCTACAATGTCGTCCATCACGCTGCACGACATCACACCTGCAACATTTAAAACTATGTTACGGTTCATATACACAGATGAATTGCCCGCAGAAGACGAGCATCAGGACTCTTCCACTGAGATGATTCAGAATCTACTCGCTGCAGCCAATCGGTATGCGCTTGACAGGCTGAAGTTTATTTGTGCCCGGAAGCTATGGGATAAAGTGTCGGTATATACAGTTGCAACTATCTTAGCTTGCGCTGAAACCTACAACTGCCAAGAGTTGAAAAAAGAGTGCATGGACTTCTTTGTGCTGGAGGAAAATTTCAAGGAGGCTGTTTTCACTGATGGTTATGCATCGGTTCTAAAATTCCCATTGATCGTTGCTGAGCTCAAAAGGATGTGTCGAGCCAGTGAGCTCAAAAGCAGGCGAACCGTCGCCACTACCCGCAGCTCTCGAGCTCGAGCCAGTGAGTGCCctcttgtgctctatctcgattccgCGGATTGA
- the LOC124646550 gene encoding REF/SRPP-like protein OsI_017815 isoform X1 — MAQSGSDAAPISTHPTEQEEEVTVERTPEEEAARLRYLEFVQQAAAQAVVLAAAAYAYAKQGAGPLRPGVDHVEGTVKAVVGPVYDRYHAVPLDLLKFLDRKVDESVQELDRRVPPVVKEVPTYARSAAAEVHKTGLVGTATGLAKSAIACAEPKARDLYTRYEPVAERKAAEAWAALNRLPLVPSVTRAVLPTAAQLSAKYNSAVLDGAKRGNSVATYLPLVPTERIARVFSYPPTDAAATSAPEMQPIPTQ, encoded by the exons ATGGCGCAGTCCGGCAGCGACGCCGCCCCGATCAGCACGCACCCCACCGAG caggaggaggaggtgacgGTGGAGAggacgccggaggaggaggcggccaggcTCAGGTACCTCGAGTTCGTGCAGCAGGCGGCCGCGCAGGCGGTGGTCCTGGCCGCCGCGGCATACGCCTACGCCAAGCAGGGCGCGGGGCCGCTCCGCCCCGGCGTCGACCACGTCGAGGGCACCGTCAAGGCCGTCGTCGGGCCCGTCTACGACCGCTACCACGCCGTGCCGCTCGACCTCCTCAAGTTCCTAGACCGCAAG GTTGACGAGTCTGTCCAAGAGCTGGACCGTCGTGTCCCACCGGTTGTGAAGGAGGTGCCAACCTATGCCCGCTCTGCGGCGGCTGAGGTGCACAAGACTGGCTTAGTTGGCACCGCCACCGGCCTGGCCAAGTCTGCCATTGCTTGCGCTGAGCCAAAGGCTCGTGACCTCTACACACGCTATGAGCCTGTGGCGGAACGCAAGGCTGCTGAAGCTTGGGCTGCCCTCAACCGTCTGCCTCTTGTTCCATCGGTGACCCGGGCTGTCCTCCCCACCGCTGCACAGCTCTCAGCCAAGTACAACTCTGCCGTGCTTGACGGGGCGAAGCGCGGGAACTCTGTTGCCACTTACCTCCCGCTTGTCCCCACGGAGCGCATCGCGAGGGTGTTCTCCTACCCGCCTACCGACGCTGCTGCAACCTCTGCTCCTGAGATGCAGCCCATCCCGACACAGTAA
- the LOC124646550 gene encoding REF/SRPP-like protein OsI_017815 isoform X2, which translates to MAQSGSDAAPISTHPTEEEEVTVERTPEEEAARLRYLEFVQQAAAQAVVLAAAAYAYAKQGAGPLRPGVDHVEGTVKAVVGPVYDRYHAVPLDLLKFLDRKVDESVQELDRRVPPVVKEVPTYARSAAAEVHKTGLVGTATGLAKSAIACAEPKARDLYTRYEPVAERKAAEAWAALNRLPLVPSVTRAVLPTAAQLSAKYNSAVLDGAKRGNSVATYLPLVPTERIARVFSYPPTDAAATSAPEMQPIPTQ; encoded by the exons ATGGCGCAGTCCGGCAGCGACGCCGCCCCGATCAGCACGCACCCCACCGAG gaggaggaggtgacgGTGGAGAggacgccggaggaggaggcggccaggcTCAGGTACCTCGAGTTCGTGCAGCAGGCGGCCGCGCAGGCGGTGGTCCTGGCCGCCGCGGCATACGCCTACGCCAAGCAGGGCGCGGGGCCGCTCCGCCCCGGCGTCGACCACGTCGAGGGCACCGTCAAGGCCGTCGTCGGGCCCGTCTACGACCGCTACCACGCCGTGCCGCTCGACCTCCTCAAGTTCCTAGACCGCAAG GTTGACGAGTCTGTCCAAGAGCTGGACCGTCGTGTCCCACCGGTTGTGAAGGAGGTGCCAACCTATGCCCGCTCTGCGGCGGCTGAGGTGCACAAGACTGGCTTAGTTGGCACCGCCACCGGCCTGGCCAAGTCTGCCATTGCTTGCGCTGAGCCAAAGGCTCGTGACCTCTACACACGCTATGAGCCTGTGGCGGAACGCAAGGCTGCTGAAGCTTGGGCTGCCCTCAACCGTCTGCCTCTTGTTCCATCGGTGACCCGGGCTGTCCTCCCCACCGCTGCACAGCTCTCAGCCAAGTACAACTCTGCCGTGCTTGACGGGGCGAAGCGCGGGAACTCTGTTGCCACTTACCTCCCGCTTGTCCCCACGGAGCGCATCGCGAGGGTGTTCTCCTACCCGCCTACCGACGCTGCTGCAACCTCTGCTCCTGAGATGCAGCCCATCCCGACACAGTAA